Part of the Bifidobacterium sp. ESL0775 genome is shown below.
GCTGGTCGTCGTCCAGCGACTTGTCATCCCCGACTTGCCCTAGTGGCGTTTCGCCTTTGGCATCGCTATCGAAACCCTCGTCGTTTCCAGCCATACAGCGCTTCAGACGATTTTCGGCATCGGGGTGGTGAGCGACGTGGTGAGGTTGACCTGCACCACACCGGCGCCAAGATGCGGCTCGACCTTCTTCAGCGTCACCGTGCGCTCGTCGGTGGCGGCGGAATCGTCGTCGGTCATCGTGGCTGGGGACTTCACCGCTACCACCGCAAGGTCGTCGATGCTGGTGCCGACGCCGTTGCACAGTTCGGTCGCCGCGGCCAGCGACTCGGAGAATCCAAGCTTGAAGAGCACACGGTCGGCGGGGACGCCGTAAGCGTTGTCGGCGATCCACTTCACGTCCTCGACCAGGCCCATGCCCTTGTGGCTGGCACGGTTGTCGGCGGCTTCCGGGTCAGCAGAGTCAGCAGGCGCGTTGGCGGAGTTGGCGGAATCATTCGCTGAATCAAGAGCGCCGACAAACGCATCGAGCTGCGGGGCCAAAGCCTCGCCGCCGTCACGGAAGAGGTTGCCGATGATTGGAGCACGGAAGTTGAGTGATTTCGCAGTGTCGCGCAACGAATCGATCTGGTCATCCTCGCCGTCCCAGAGATTGACCAACGGGAAGGTGGGAATGCCAAGGTTTTCGAGACGATGGACATGGAACGGGTAGCGCCAGGCGAGCTTCGGGTCGTCGCGCCAGGTCGAGGCGCGGGTGACCACCACCGCGGCGGCCGGCCACTCTGCCCCGAACTCGCGGCAGGCGATGTCAAGCCATTTCTGGGCACCGGCGTCGGCGCCATACCCGGCCTCAACCACCACGACATCGTGCAGGGCACATGCCATTTCGACGGAAATCAGGCTTGGAATGCCCAGCGAGACGTTGGCGAACGGACCGCAGTGCACGTAGACAGGCGAACCGTTGACGGTTTCGGTCTGCGCCGGCTTCACCGCGTCGCCGAGGATGCCGGTGATGCGCCAAAGGTCGATAAATGAACCGAAAGCGACGGGGTTGCCGTCCTTGGTGCCGGCGACCATTTTCGAGACGCGTTCGGCGATCTCGTCCATGGAATGGGAAAGCACGACGATTTGCATCAGCTCGCAGGTCGGGGTCAAGACCACGCGTTCGGGCACATCGCCCTTGCCGCGGTCGACGGCAATCTGGCGCAGCGAGCGGGATGGCACTTCGGAGACGCGTGGCACAAGGATGGTATCGATAAGACCGTCGTCAATGGCCTTCTCCGCGAAGGAGACCAGCAGGTTCTGCGCGTTTTCGATGGCGGCCATCTCGCCGCACAGACCCCAGTCGATCAGCTCGGGATGGGAAAGCGAGGACTTGCCACCGCCAGAAGCCCCGCCCTTGGAGCCGGCCGCGGTGATGCCCATGCTCGGCTGACGCAGCACGGCGGTCGCGTCGATGCCGCGGGCACGCAACGCGTCGATCAGCGCGATGGTGGTGGTGGTTTTGCCTTCCCCGCGCGAGGCCTTCAATGGTGTATCGGCGGTGACCAGCACGACCTGTCCGTGCTTGCGCGGCTCGTCAGGGTGCGATGCCAGATAATCGAGATACCCAAACGCGTCAATCTTCTTGACGAGCCCATATTGGGTGGTGAATTGATCGATCAGAGCCATGCTATACCTGCCTTCAACGTTTGAGTGTGAATCCGCCAAGGCCGCGCCCGCAACCGCCACGAAACACGAGCGCCAACGAATCTCGCGCGCTTCCGATCACCGGTCTGGAGGCTGGCCCACTCCCCAAAGCCTATCAGCAAACGTCACCGCAAAGCGCCACCCGGTCACAACCAGTTCTTATGACTGCTTATCAGCGGCGTAACAGTTCCCAAATCCTGACATAGAAAACTCCAAATCATGACATAGCAACTTTCAAATCACTGACATAGAAGTTTCCAAGATACTGACTTAGAAGATTCCATAATCATGACTTAGAAATTTTCAAATCACTGATGTAGGAACCTTCACAATCATGACATAACAATTTATGAATCGTAACGGGGACGATTAGGCACAACCACTTCTGCCCCTAACCCTACCGAAACAGGTAGTTGCGGAAGCGTTAGAGGCAGGAGCTAATATTTGTGCCCCTAACCCTACCGAAACTTCAGGTTCCACATGGGTTAGGGGCACAGATGAATCGTCACGAGGGCAGCGACTCAGTTGTCGGAGCGGTTGAAGGCGTTGGCCATCTGCAGGGACGCGTTGTGCAGGACGATGTTGAGCAGGTCGTCGGTCTCGGCCTTGATCTGGTCGGACATCGACTGGTTCGCGGCCTTGAGTATCTCGCGCACCTCCGCGTTGCGGGTGGCGGCGATGATCTGGTCAGGCTCCATGGGCTCGACGTCGCCCTCGGGGTTGCCGGCGTTGAGCTCGGCCTGGGCCATCGACTCGGCGCTGGCCTCCTTGTCGCCGCCCAGCTTGGCGACCTGTTCGTCGGTGGCGGCGATCATGCGGTGCGCCATGCCGCCGGTCTTCTGCTGGTAACGCTCGATGGCGTTGTAGTTCTCGGCGTAGGTAAAGTTGCACAGCGCCGCGATGATGCGGTTGGCCCAGTAGAAGTTCTCGGAAGTCACGCGCATGGTGGTGCCGCCGAAGTACTCCGGGGTCGCCTCGACGTTCGGATAGAACGGCACGAGGGTGTTGAAGACGTTGGAGCCGTAGGTGATCCACTGGAGCGTACGGCTGGACTGCGGGCGGTACGGGCGAATCTGCACCAGCGAGAGGTGGCTCTGGCGGTTGATGCCGATGACGCGGTACATGTGGCGCGTGTGCTCGTCGCCGAGGTGGCCGTACGGGTCGAACTTCGTGCCCTGGAAGTGCGAGCTCAGCACGTATTTGATGTCCTCGATGGTGATCTTGCGCTCCGGCTGGCGGGCCCACGGGATATCGTCGGATTCCGGGGTGTGGTCGGCGTCCGGGCCGTCCCAGACCTCGTCGTAGGGATTGAAGAAACGCTGCATGAACCAGGCGCGCGGGGTGTTGTAAACGTGGTCCGCGTCGGAATGGGAACCGAAGGCGTCGCGCGGATTGAACGGCGTGGTCGCCTCGACGGCGAGGTCGAGGTGGTTAGCCTCGATGAACTCGGCCAGGTCCGGCGAGCACATGTGCTCCTTCTGCTCGCCCAACGCGTCCTCAAGGTCGAACTCGTCGATGCCGAGCTGGTTGGGCATGGTGACGTAGGCCTCGTCAGGCACGCGCTTGGCAATCCAATGGTGGCCGCCGACGGTCTCCATCCACCAAATCTCGTTCACGTCGCTGAAGGCGATGCCGTTCATCTCGTAAGTGCCGTACTTCTCCAGGAACGCACCCAGGCGCTCCACGCCTTCGCGGGCCGTCTTGATATACGGCAGGATGATCGGCAGGAAGTCCTCTTCGCCGACGCCGCCAGCGACCTCCGGCACGTAGCCGGGCTCGCCAACCTTCCCCTTGGCGGGAGCGAATTGGACGAACGGATCGGCACCCAGCACGCGCTCGTTGGTGGTCAGCGTCTCGGTGGCGCTGATGGCGACGTTCGCCTCGTTGACGCCGGCTTCGCCCCAGAAGCCCTCGGACTGGTCGACGTTGGGTACTGCGGTGTATTGCATCGGGTTGTCCGGCAACTCGACCTCGGCGTGGGTCTGCACGCTGCGATAACGCTTGGTCATATCCTCGGGACGGACCACAATGTAGCGCTTCGGGTCAAATTTCCCGTTCATCGAGTCCTCGTTGCGGGCGACGATGGTCGACCCGTCATAGCTCGCGTCCTTGCCGACCAGAATGGTGGTGCATGCCATATTTCTTGTTCCTCTCATTGAATTTCACGCGCGTCCTACGCGACAAAATACCTTTATTTGTATGTTAACGGTTACGCTTATCCAATTCAACGGAATCCGCCGGTTGTCTCATTATCCGTGAACGCATTCCAATCGCAACATGAGACAGCTGAAACCGAGTCCCGTCACCGGCCACATCAAGCACATCTGCAGCCATGAACGGTGAATCATCCTTTGCGATTTTGGGCTTCCGAAATCGTCGTTATTTCGCCGGATTGCCGATGAAGGTGATCTCGGCATCATCAATCGGGCCGTCGTAGGCGAGGATCTTGTGATAGAAGTCGTTCAGCCAGAAGCCCTGACGCATTTCCGGCAGCGGATTGACGGTGGCCCAGGCGTGAAGCACATAGCCATGCGGCTTGTCGGGCGGGGTCGGGCCGTTGTAGTGCATCGTCACCACTGGATTGCTCGAACCCACGAACTTGCTGGCGGCGCTGGTGCGGCCTTGCGCGGCCTCGGGGATCATCGTCGGCAGTTGACGTGAAAAGTCCGGCGGAATCTGCAGGGCGTGCGAATCGTTGAAATCGAACATCAGCGCGTCGATCGGCACGTTGGCCGCCGACCAGTGGATCCATTCGAAGCCACAGACCGGAATCGAATCCGGATCCGTGAGCTGCCAGTGCAGGTAATGCATGTTGGCCTGCACTTCGTCGATGTAGAACGGGAACGAGACGATCGGCGTGCCGTCGACCTTGTATTCCGGCGCCGCGGCACCCGTGAAATCGTCGGGAACGGTCGTGAAATCTGCTGAAATCTTCATGGTTCCAGTATCGCTCAGGCTTGTGACGAAATACGCCGGGACATAAAAAATCCCAACCCTGGTAAGAGGGTTGGGATAAGGGATTGGTCATACAGCTTATCGTTTGTCATACAAGCACTGGCAGGTACCAACTCCAACCCATCAGGACGCGAGCATAACAAACCAACAATCAAGTTTCGCGTACGACGGCTCCGACCTTGCCAAAGGCGAGACAGACAGCGCAAGCCAGGGAATCAGGCCTTGCCGATGATGGCCATGCTGGCGCTGACACCGAGGCGCTCGGCACCGGCGGCGATCATCGCCTCGGCATCCTCACGGGTGTGGATGCCACCCGCGGCCTTGACCTTGATGCGGTCACCGACGGCCGCCTTCATGATCTCCACGTCATGGACGGAGGCGCCACGAGTCGAGAAGCCGGTCGACGTCTTGACAAAATCGGCACCCGCGTCGGCGACCAGCTCGCTGGCCTTGGCGATCTCGTCATCGGTCAGCAAAGCCGTCTCGATGATGACCTTGACGACCTTGCCCGCCTCGTGACAGGTGTCGACGACGGCCTTGATGTCCTCGCTCACCTTGTCGTAATTGCCGCCCTTCATCTCGCCGATGTTCATCACCATGTCGAGCTCGTCGGCACCGTCGGCGATGGCCTGCTTGCTTTCCGCGACCTTGATGGCCGTGGTGTTGGCGCCAAGCGGGAACCCGATGACGCAGGCGGTGAGCACATCCGAGCCCTTCAGCTCCTCGTGTACACGCGGAACCCAATAAGGATTGACCATCACGGAATAGAAATGGTTGTCGCGGGCCTCGCCCACGACTTTGTCGATCTGCGCGGCCGTGGCCTCCGGCTTGAGCAACGTGTGATCCAGATAGCGATTTAATTCCATGGAATACTCCATTTTATCCAATTTAGAGATAGTAAGAAAAATCCCAACCCTCGGCAGGGAGGGCTGGGACGGGGTTGTGTGCCTGCCGCTATCGAGAATCATCGAAACCAATGAAATCAATAGGCAGGCAACGCAACGCAAGTGAAACACCGATAACCCAACCGGCCGGTGAAACCACCGACCGGATCAGATTGTTGGATATTCGATTCAGGCCTTCGCGGCGTCAGCCTTGGCAGCCTTGGCAGCGGCCTTGGCGGCAGCCTTCTCGGCGTCTTCCTGCTTCTTGACCTCAGCGATGAACTCAGCATGCTTGGCACCAGGCAGCCAACCGGTGTTGACGACCTTGACCTGCCAGACGCAGGCAATCGCGAACAGGACGACGGCAAAGATGATCAGCGCGATGCCACCGGCGACAGGGCCGAAGCCGGCAAGCTTGCCGGCGATCGTGCCATACCAGCAGAAGTCCGCATCGCCGAAGGTGGAGTTCTTGAGACCGAAAGTGCCCATGACAGTCATCAGCAAGGCAGGCAGGAAAGTAATCAGCAGGCCGTTGACGAAACCACCGAGGATGGCGCCGATACGACCACCGGTCGCGTTGCCGAACACACCGGCACCGCCACCATCGAAGAAGTGGGGAACCATGCCGGGCAGGATGAGGGCGACGCCCCAAGCGGGTCCAAGCCAGAAACCGATAAGCACCAGGGCGACGAGACCACCAGCGAAGGAGGAGAGGAAGCCGATGAGGGAGGCGTTCGGGCCATAGGGGAAGACGATCGGGATGTCGAGCGCGGGCTTGGCGCCGGGGACGACCCTCTTGGCGATGCCCTGGAAGGCGGGGACGAGCTCGCCGAGGATGATACGAACGCCGTAGAGGATGATGCTCACGCCGATGCCGAACTGCAGGGCCTGCGCGAACGCGGCCATGAAGAAGGCGCCGTAATCGGCCGGGTTGCTCGGGAAGATCTTCTTGACGACGTTCCAGGGGCTGACGATAGCCGCCCAGATGGCGAAGATCAGGTAGAGGACGACCATAAGCAGCGTGGTGGAGACCATGGAGTCACGAAGGAAGCTCAGGCCCTTCGGGAAGTTGATGTCCTCAGTGGACTTGGACTTCTTGCCGACAGCAGCGCCGATGGCGCCGGAAACGGCATAGCCGAGGGAGTTGAAGTGGCCGACGGAGAGCTGGTCGCCACCGGTGACGCGGTTGGTGAACGGCTGGGTGAAGGAAGGCATGACCACCATGATCACGCCCATCAGCACGGCGCCGACAATCACGACGAGGGTCTGATTGCTCTTGCCGAAGCCGAAGGAGAGCACCAAGGCCAGCAGCGTGGACATGAAGACCATGTGGTGGCCGGTCAGGAAGACATACTTCAGCGGGGTGAAGCGCGCGAGCAGCAGCATGATGATGAAGCTCAGCACGATGATGTAGGCCGAAGCCGCACCGAACTGGCTGGAAGCCTGGGCGGTGATGACCTCGTTGGTCGGCACGACGCCGTGGGCGCCGGTGGCCGTGAAGACCAGCTGGCCGAACGGAGCCAACGCACTGGTCACGACCGTGGCGCCTGCGCCGAGGATGAGGTAGCCCATGGCCGCCTTCAAGCCGCCCGCGATGACCTGGCCCGCGCTACGTTTCAGCGCGATGAGGCCAATCGCCGCCACGATACCGATCAGGTACGCGGGGACGTTGAGAATCTGCTGACTGATAAAGTTCAGCACATCGATAAGAACGTTCATTGTTCTTAGTCCTCTTTCTTATCTATTCTTTTTATCTCTGTTGTTGGGTCGCCATCGAACGTATTACAATCTACGCACGATGAACACGCCAGCGGCCACGCCTTCGGATTCCTTGTGGTTTCCAAGCCGTGGCCCTGCCGGCAAATTTTTTATTCAGTCCGCGTACTTCTCGAGGATGCCCTTAATCTCATCGGTATCCATGAAGTTCTGGACGGTCTCGACGGGCGTGGTGGTGCCTTCGAGCTCGGGGGCGAGCTGCGGGGAGGTGAGCACCAGGTCGTTCATGTTGGCCGTGCCCTTGGCGCTGCCCGCATCCGAAGTGGTGACGGTGACATCCATGCCCAAGTCGGCCGCGACGTTCTCGACATTGACCTTGAGCAACACGGAGGTTCCGATTCCGTTGCCGCAAACGCAAAGAATATCCATGATATTCTCCTTTCAGTTTCTGTTGACATATCTGCGCACCGACGGGTGCCGAGCGCGATACAAATAACGGTTACGGAACAAGCGGATTCTTGCCTCTCCCGTATGCCGAAGTCTGGATCATTGGTTGAGGATGTCCCGGATGGCCTCAGGCGTCTTGGCGTCCGCCAGGGCCTTGACCTTCTCGGGCTTGGAAAGCGCGCCCGCGATGGCGGACATCACCTTGATGTGCTCGCTCTCGTCGTGTCCGGCAAGGCCGATCACCAGGGTCACCGGGTCATTGGCCTTGTTGCCGAACTCGACCGGCGTGGAAAGCCTCACCCAGCTCAGGCCGGTGTGGAGCACCGCGTCGGACGGGCGGGAATGGGCCAGCGCCATGCCGGGGGCGATGACGATGTAAGGACCCATCTTCTCCACGGTGGCAATCATCTCGTCGGTGTAGGCATCGGTGGTGAAACCTGAAGCCACCAGGCCCTTGCCGGCCAGGCGAATGGCGTCCTTCCAGTCCTTGGCAGGCACGTCCAGCAGGAACGAGGAATCGGGCAGGAAGCCGTCGATATCGCTTTTTGCATCGTTGTTGGCCACGATCTTTCCTTTCTTGTGCGGGACATCCGTGATATCCCGAATGTTTTTCAGTTGCGCTGTTTACTTATGTTTTGTACAGATCATTCCGCCATGATCGAGTGGTAGAAGGCGCCGTGAAGGGCCTGATCGGCCTTTTCCTGCGCTTCCTCCCACGTGGTGTCGGCGAGCTGGGCGCGAACGTTGTCCAACGCGACCGGGGTCATCGACAGGGAATTGACGCCGATGGCGGCAAGCACCACAGCGAGTTCCGGATCGGCGGCGGCCTCGCCGCACACACCCACCGGCATGCCGTTGGCGTTGCCCGCGTCCGCGATCATCTTGATGGCGCGCAGCACCGCCGGGTGCCATGCGGTCTGATAGTTGGAAACGGAGCCCAACGTGCGGTCGGCGGCCAGCGTGTATTGCGTCAGGTCGTTGGTGCCAATGGAGACAAAATCGGCTACCTTGGAGACTTCCTCGGCCATGAAGGCGATCGAAGGGATCTCAGCCATAATGCCGACTTTCTTCAAACCCTTGGACTTGCCAAGCTTCACGAAGTAATCAGCTTCCTGCTCGTCGGTGACCATGGGGACCATCACCCACAAATCGGCGTTGGTCTGGGCGTCGGCGGCGGCCAAGGCGTCGAGCTGGTCGTTCAGGACCTGCTGGTGGACGCGCAGGGTGCGCAGGCCGCGAAGGCCAAGCGCCGGATTGGGCTCGTCCTCAGGAGTGAGGAACGGCAGCGGCTTGTCGGCGCCAGCGTCGAGCAGACGGATGACGACCTTCTTGCCCAGGAAGCGGCTGAGCAGCTCGGCGTACGCCTTGGTCTGCTCCTCGACGCTCGGAGCCTGCTCGTTGCCAAGGAAGAGGAACTCCGTGCGGAACAGGCCCACACCTTCCGCGCCGTACTCGAGCGCCGGATCAGCGTCTTCGGGCTTGCCGACATTGGCCAGCAGCGGGATCGGATGGCCGTCCTTGAAGGAACCGGCCTTGCCACGCAGTTGCTTGGCCTGGGCCACACGGGCCTTGACGGCCTCGGCCTGGTCGATCTGCTCTTGCGTTGGATCGGAGATGACCTCGCCATGACGGGCATCAACCACCACCGTGGTGCCGTTCTGCAAATCATCGGCCCCAGCTGCGGAGACAACGGCCACGATGCCACGGGCACGCGCCAGAATCGCGGTGTGGCTGGTCGGGCCGCCTTGGCTGGTGACGATGGCCAGGACCTTGGTCAAGTCCAGAGCGGCGGTGTCGGCAGGCGAAAGATCCTGCGCAACCAAGACAAATGGCTTGTCGCTTTGCGGGATGCCGGGGGCCGGAACGCCCATCAGATCGGCGATGACGCGCTGACCGACATCGTGCAGGTCGGCGGCGCGCTCGGCCATGTATCCACCGATATTGGTCAGCGTCTGCTCGAAACCGGCGAAGCCCTCGAATACCGCGCGTTCGGCGCTCTGCCCGTCATTGATGTGCTGCTTGATGGAATCCGACAATGCAGGGTCGGCGGCCATCTGGGCCAAAGCCTCAAGAATCGGGGCGGCTTGCTGGGCGCCCTTGTCGCCTTTGGCGGCCTGCGCCGAACGACGCTTCAGATCGTCGTTGACTTTGCCCAGCGAAACGTCGACACGCGCGATTTCGGATTCCGCGCTTTTCGAGGCGCTACGCGGCTCCTTCGAGGGCTCCGGCAGGGGCGCCGAAAAACGAAGGACCGGACCCACCGCCGCGCCGCGACCAATACCTGCACCGACAATATGCATATTCACTCCTTGACTTCTTGGCTTCGACAGCCCATTGAGTCGTCCACGACAACATAGGCCGCCGCCATCAACTTTGAGTAAAGCTTTCAGCTCGACTCATTATACACACTAAAATCCGCTTTGCAAAAACGGTAATCGTTTTCTCAATTTCACCCCAAAGGGATTCCCCGATGCTATACTTTTGTCTGTTCAATACCCATAACGGGCCTGTCCACAACATCAAAGGAGTGTCTTATGGCAACGGCAACACGCACCACAACCATCACAGATCCGGTCGGCATCCACGCACGTCCGGCCTCGCAGTTCGTGCAGGCGGTCACCGCCTCGGGCTGCACCGCCACCATCGCCAAGGGGAGCGGGGCTCCGGTGAACGCCGGAAGCATCCTTTCGGTCATGGGCCTGGGCATCCAGAAGGGCGACGAGGTCGCCGTCGTCGTCGAGGGCGACAACGCCGAAAAAGTGGCGGACGACCTCATCGAAACGCTTACCAAGGCCGAGTAGCGTATTGTAGTCCGGCTCCGTTAGCAGGAGCCGGACTACAATGGAAGCGTTGTTCGTAAGTTTTATTGGCCATTATGAGTCACTCGGTCCAATAAAACTGACCCACCACCAAGCTGGAGCACTCACATGAAACCACGGGCCCGTAAGCGTCACCCGGATAGCCCGAACAATTCCATCACCGAGGTGGCGGCACTCGCCAAGGTGTCCACCGCCACCGTCTCACGCGTGCTTTCGGGACGTCGCAAAAAAGACGACGACATCGCACGGCGTGTGCGTGACGCTGCTGAAAAACTTCATTATTCCGCCAATCCCGCAGCCAGCAGCCTGAGAAGCGACATCACCAACACCTTGGGTGTGGTGGTCCCCAGCCCCATCGACACCTTCAGCTCGCAACTGCTTTCCAAACTCGAGCCACGGGCGCGCGAAGACGGTAAATACATCCTGGCCAGCATGGGTGAGACGGCCGACGAGCAGAGCGAGTGTATCGATTCGCTGATCGCGCGTGGCGTGGACGGGCTTGTAGTCATCCCTGTCCCCGGGGCTGATCTTTCCGAAATCATCGCGCGCTCGGCCTCCGAGAAGACGCCCATCGTGCAGATTTCCGGGCGCAGCACCTCCTCCAAAGTCAATTGGGTCGGCATCGACGGGGTCGCCAGCATGCGCGAGGCGGTCACCCACATCACCGACCACAATGGCACGTCGATCATGTTCATGAGCCCGAACATGGATACCGACACGGCGCCGGACGCTTTCGTCGCCTTCCAGAACTCCGACCAGATCACCGGTTACCTGCACGAACCCGAATGGACCACTTTCGGCGACTGCACCATCCAACGCGGCTACGACGACACGCTCAAGGCCTTCGCCGACCCGGAGGACCATCCAAACGCCATCATCTGCTCTTCCGACGATATCGCCATCGGGGCGATGATGGCGCTGCAACGGCTCGGCATCCCGGTTCCCGGCGAGGTCAAGGTCATCGGCTTTGGCGATTCCCAACTGGCCGCCGCCTACCATCCCTCCATCACCTCGCTGAGGCCACCGTACGAATCAATGGCGGAGGAGGCGCTGCTGCTCATCGAGCTCAAGCGCGGAGGACGTCACCACCTGCCTTCGCACACCGCGTTCCCGCCGCAGGTGATCCGCAGGGAATCGACATCGGCGCCGCGCATCGGCACCAGCGACATGGCCGACCCGCGCTGACGGCAAGGCCTCACGCCGGAAGCACGCATCAGGGTTTCCCGTACTTCCGTGTTCCTTTGATATGGCTCTTTTCACTCCCTGAATTTCAGCTTCATAGCCGAA
Proteins encoded:
- a CDS encoding formate--tetrahydrofolate ligase, coding for MALIDQFTTQYGLVKKIDAFGYLDYLASHPDEPRKHGQVVLVTADTPLKASRGEGKTTTTIALIDALRARGIDATAVLRQPSMGITAAGSKGGASGGGKSSLSHPELIDWGLCGEMAAIENAQNLLVSFAEKAIDDGLIDTILVPRVSEVPSRSLRQIAVDRGKGDVPERVVLTPTCELMQIVVLSHSMDEIAERVSKMVAGTKDGNPVAFGSFIDLWRITGILGDAVKPAQTETVNGSPVYVHCGPFANVSLGIPSLISVEMACALHDVVVVEAGYGADAGAQKWLDIACREFGAEWPAAAVVVTRASTWRDDPKLAWRYPFHVHRLENLGIPTFPLVNLWDGEDDQIDSLRDTAKSLNFRAPIIGNLFRDGGEALAPQLDAFVGALDSANDSANSANAPADSADPEAADNRASHKGMGLVEDVKWIADNAYGVPADRVLFKLGFSESLAAATELCNGVGTSIDDLAVVAVKSPATMTDDDSAATDERTVTLKKVEPHLGAGVVQVNLTTSLTTPMPKIV
- a CDS encoding C69 family dipeptidase, producing the protein MACTTILVGKDASYDGSTIVARNEDSMNGKFDPKRYIVVRPEDMTKRYRSVQTHAEVELPDNPMQYTAVPNVDQSEGFWGEAGVNEANVAISATETLTTNERVLGADPFVQFAPAKGKVGEPGYVPEVAGGVGEEDFLPIILPYIKTAREGVERLGAFLEKYGTYEMNGIAFSDVNEIWWMETVGGHHWIAKRVPDEAYVTMPNQLGIDEFDLEDALGEQKEHMCSPDLAEFIEANHLDLAVEATTPFNPRDAFGSHSDADHVYNTPRAWFMQRFFNPYDEVWDGPDADHTPESDDIPWARQPERKITIEDIKYVLSSHFQGTKFDPYGHLGDEHTRHMYRVIGINRQSHLSLVQIRPYRPQSSRTLQWITYGSNVFNTLVPFYPNVEATPEYFGGTTMRVTSENFYWANRIIAALCNFTYAENYNAIERYQQKTGGMAHRMIAATDEQVAKLGGDKEASAESMAQAELNAGNPEGDVEPMEPDQIIAATRNAEVREILKAANQSMSDQIKAETDDLLNIVLHNASLQMANAFNRSDN
- a CDS encoding YbhB/YbcL family Raf kinase inhibitor-like protein — its product is MKISADFTTVPDDFTGAAAPEYKVDGTPIVSFPFYIDEVQANMHYLHWQLTDPDSIPVCGFEWIHWSAANVPIDALMFDFNDSHALQIPPDFSRQLPTMIPEAAQGRTSAASKFVGSSNPVVTMHYNGPTPPDKPHGYVLHAWATVNPLPEMRQGFWLNDFYHKILAYDGPIDDAEITFIGNPAK
- the deoC gene encoding deoxyribose-phosphate aldolase produces the protein MELNRYLDHTLLKPEATAAQIDKVVGEARDNHFYSVMVNPYWVPRVHEELKGSDVLTACVIGFPLGANTTAIKVAESKQAIADGADELDMVMNIGEMKGGNYDKVSEDIKAVVDTCHEAGKVVKVIIETALLTDDEIAKASELVADAGADFVKTSTGFSTRGASVHDVEIMKAAVGDRIKVKAAGGIHTREDAEAMIAAGAERLGVSASMAIIGKA
- a CDS encoding PTS ascorbate transporter subunit IIC; its protein translation is MNVLIDVLNFISQQILNVPAYLIGIVAAIGLIALKRSAGQVIAGGLKAAMGYLILGAGATVVTSALAPFGQLVFTATGAHGVVPTNEVITAQASSQFGAASAYIIVLSFIIMLLLARFTPLKYVFLTGHHMVFMSTLLALVLSFGFGKSNQTLVVIVGAVLMGVIMVVMPSFTQPFTNRVTGGDQLSVGHFNSLGYAVSGAIGAAVGKKSKSTEDINFPKGLSFLRDSMVSTTLLMVVLYLIFAIWAAIVSPWNVVKKIFPSNPADYGAFFMAAFAQALQFGIGVSIILYGVRIILGELVPAFQGIAKRVVPGAKPALDIPIVFPYGPNASLIGFLSSFAGGLVALVLIGFWLGPAWGVALILPGMVPHFFDGGGAGVFGNATGGRIGAILGGFVNGLLITFLPALLMTVMGTFGLKNSTFGDADFCWYGTIAGKLAGFGPVAGGIALIIFAVVLFAIACVWQVKVVNTGWLPGAKHAEFIAEVKKQEDAEKAAAKAAAKAAKADAAKA
- a CDS encoding PTS sugar transporter subunit IIB, with product MDILCVCGNGIGTSVLLKVNVENVAADLGMDVTVTTSDAGSAKGTANMNDLVLTSPQLAPELEGTTTPVETVQNFMDTDEIKGILEKYAD
- a CDS encoding PTS sugar transporter subunit IIA, with the translated sequence MANNDAKSDIDGFLPDSSFLLDVPAKDWKDAIRLAGKGLVASGFTTDAYTDEMIATVEKMGPYIVIAPGMALAHSRPSDAVLHTGLSWVRLSTPVEFGNKANDPVTLVIGLAGHDESEHIKVMSAIAGALSKPEKVKALADAKTPEAIRDILNQ
- the ptsP gene encoding phosphoenolpyruvate--protein phosphotransferase, whose protein sequence is MHIVGAGIGRGAAVGPVLRFSAPLPEPSKEPRSASKSAESEIARVDVSLGKVNDDLKRRSAQAAKGDKGAQQAAPILEALAQMAADPALSDSIKQHINDGQSAERAVFEGFAGFEQTLTNIGGYMAERAADLHDVGQRVIADLMGVPAPGIPQSDKPFVLVAQDLSPADTAALDLTKVLAIVTSQGGPTSHTAILARARGIVAVVSAAGADDLQNGTTVVVDARHGEVISDPTQEQIDQAEAVKARVAQAKQLRGKAGSFKDGHPIPLLANVGKPEDADPALEYGAEGVGLFRTEFLFLGNEQAPSVEEQTKAYAELLSRFLGKKVVIRLLDAGADKPLPFLTPEDEPNPALGLRGLRTLRVHQQVLNDQLDALAAADAQTNADLWVMVPMVTDEQEADYFVKLGKSKGLKKVGIMAEIPSIAFMAEEVSKVADFVSIGTNDLTQYTLAADRTLGSVSNYQTAWHPAVLRAIKMIADAGNANGMPVGVCGEAAADPELAVVLAAIGVNSLSMTPVALDNVRAQLADTTWEEAQEKADQALHGAFYHSIMAE
- a CDS encoding HPr family phosphocarrier protein translates to MATATRTTTITDPVGIHARPASQFVQAVTASGCTATIAKGSGAPVNAGSILSVMGLGIQKGDEVAVVVEGDNAEKVADDLIETLTKAE
- a CDS encoding LacI family DNA-binding transcriptional regulator, whose amino-acid sequence is MKPRARKRHPDSPNNSITEVAALAKVSTATVSRVLSGRRKKDDDIARRVRDAAEKLHYSANPAASSLRSDITNTLGVVVPSPIDTFSSQLLSKLEPRAREDGKYILASMGETADEQSECIDSLIARGVDGLVVIPVPGADLSEIIARSASEKTPIVQISGRSTSSKVNWVGIDGVASMREAVTHITDHNGTSIMFMSPNMDTDTAPDAFVAFQNSDQITGYLHEPEWTTFGDCTIQRGYDDTLKAFADPEDHPNAIICSSDDIAIGAMMALQRLGIPVPGEVKVIGFGDSQLAAAYHPSITSLRPPYESMAEEALLLIELKRGGRHHLPSHTAFPPQVIRRESTSAPRIGTSDMADPR